The genomic segment TTCATATATTACAGCTAAAATGTGGAGACTAGAAGCTTTTAACTGACATTTAGGTAAAATTTTTACTTTGTAATTTTTACTTGTTGCAGTTTACAGTGACTGCCTTACTAAATTAATTGAACTTAAAGCCTGTCTCTGTGTATTACTGCTACAGCTTATAGCTTGTTAGCACTCTGCTGACCAGGTCGACATACACTAATGTCATGTTCTGTTCATCTCTAgttattaaaagtgaaaatgttgCATTAACACAATATAATTATTTTGTTAGCTAGTGATCATTACGTTTTGCTGAGTTTTGCCTTTACATTGTCAATGCATGTACCAGTGTGTCATTACTGTGACCAACGTGGATATGTATGAATTCTACTGACCACATAAAAATCAAATTTGGTCACTTGCaacttaaaatatgaataataagtctaaaaaagtcagatataagaaaaacatcacatctgtagttttgtttactgtttagtgCCCATCTCCCCCACTGCTCtaaatatttagcatttttagTTTAGTAGGTCTATGTTAGAAATCACATTGTActtacacttttatttttagtgttgATTTAACTTTGTTATACTGTACTATGCATTTTTacacttatttattcattaatttatttgcaGCTATAAGGGTCATTGGTCGAAGTACAACTGTTACGGTCGGAGACAATGCCAGGATGTTCTGTCAGCTGCTTGAGACAAATGAGAAACTAACAAGGATTACGTGGCAAAAAAGGACTCGAGAAACGCTTACAAATAAGAACTTCTTTGTAATTACACCAGAGggcaaaacagaaaatataaatgGATTGGGAGACAGAGCTGAATTTATTGGGAACACCCAGGAAATCATCGGATCGattcttttgaaaaatgttctgtCACTAGATGAAGGAGTTTACACTTGCATCTTCAACATATTCCCAAGTGGACCATTCGAAACAGAGATTCATCTCAATGTACAAGGTAAGATTTATAATATACACGTTTTACTAAATGTTACAGGCAATCtaatacttttattattttgttttgattatAGTATTTTCAACACAACTTCAACACCAAACTTATTACGCTTTCTCAATACCCAGTACAGAATTAGGTCACAAATATTGGTGGACATTTGTCAATAGGGGGCAGTAAAACAGTTCTACATGTGGAAAATTAGCAAATTCCTCATATGAAACAGTTGTTTCCACTACAAAGTAGCATTACATTTGTTCCACTACAAAAACATCTcctacatgtatgtatgtatgtatgttattGATATCGTTATTACTTTATTACATTACCTTACAAAAGATAGACTATTACAAGATAGTTACATAGAAAAAATTTTAGACcttgtgcaaaatataaataaaaacaaagtgcaatgatgtgcagatcatttaaatcCTTATTTCTTTGAAAGTaatacaaagacagcatatcaaatgttgaaacagaaattttattgttttttgaaaaatatttgcccattttgaatatgatgccaatGACATGTTCCAAGAACTTTGGGAAAGAGCAACAAACAaatgtggggcagtcgtgggctggaagttagggagccagccctgtgaccggaaggttgccggttcgatcccctgggctgacagtccttgagcaaggcaactaacccccaattgctccctgggcgccatggatagggctagGTGctgactgccccctagtgtgtgtgttcactagtgtgcatgtatgtgggtgttacactgcatggatgggttaaatgcagaggtgtgcaACTTCACGGTGTGCAGCTTCACAGCCATTTGTCAATGTGCAACTATTCAACTATTAAATTCTATTCAAAAGGCTGGTGGGgcagccgtgggctggaggttagggaaccttTGACCAGAAGGTGACCGATTCAATCCCCTTGGCTCACAGTCCTTGAGTAAGGCACCTAATTCCCAATTGCACCGTggactgcccactgctccgggcaagtgtgctcactgccctctagtgtgtgtgttcactattgtgcatgtatgtgggtgtttcactacatggacgggttaaatgcagaggtctaatttctattcaaaaggctggtaaagttgtgtaatgctaaaacacctggtggttgattagcaacaggtcagtaacatgctTGCTTGGGTATAAAAACATCCCAGAAAgtctgagtctttcagaagtaaagataggGACTCACCACTCTCTGAAATACTGCACAATGAAGTGCaaaaattcaagaataacatttctccacataaaatagcaaaaactttcacttttcatcatcagttcatttatttcattttcagttcacTTTTCATcattacagtacataatatcactaaaggattcagagaatccagagaaatctctgtatgccaGGGATAAGACTGAAAAATAATGTTAGCTGGCCATAATCTTTGGGACCTCTGGCAGCACTGCACTAAACAGACATGATTGCAGTGtaatggaaatcactgcatgttgACATATGTCCACTAATATTTGTGACCTAATTCAGTATTGGGTATTGAACATCCATACCAAGTTAAatctctaaaacacaaagaagaaaccaaatacaaacaggatccagaaatgctgccaccttctctgggtccaatctcatttaaaatgcactgaGGCAAAGCGGAAAATTGTCCTGTgatccaacaaatcaacatttgaaattctttttggaaatcatggacacggTGTCCTCTGGGCTGAAGATCACTCAGcgtgttatcagtgcacagttcaaaagccagtattcatgttGGTATAGGGgtacattagtgcacatggcatgggtgactggcacatctgtgaaggcaccattaatgctgaacaatatactGATCAGGCATACCATTATGATGACGTCcttgtttttatgcttattGTCCGTTtcttcagctccacttactactttgtagttctacaattacagactgtagtccatctgtttctctgtatactttgccttttaccctgttcttcagtggtcaggacccccatggatcctcacagagcacgtactatttgggtggtagatcattctctgcactgcagtaacactggaggggggggggtgtgttagtgtgtgttgtgttggtacaatgaatcagacacagcagtgctgctggagtttatacgtgtttatacatatttttagcaacatatgctgccatccagacaacgtctttttcgaGGAAGGCCTTgattgtttcagcaagacaatgccacattctgcatgtattacaacagcatttatCTGTATTAACAGAGTGCTAATCTGGCCTCCCTGCGGTCCAGACCTGTCAACCACTGAcaacatttggcgcattatgaaataaaaaaatttgaCAGAGAAcacgaactgttgagcagctgaaatcttacAGTGCCTCCAAGTGGAATTCAACCCCCTGCAGATTTTGCAGGTTTACACAATATGGAGTTAACTTAGCAATGTGAAATTTGGACTGTAGATGGGCCTGAACATGTGAAATGCACTGCAGCAAAAAAgaattatttctgtttattaattttttttaattttgctaATTTTACCATAGGGTCAATTATTATTCAGCCCCTCAAACCACCAGAATTCAGTTTGGTTCCCTCAAGTATTAAGAAGTAATTGAGGTATTAAGAACAATGAGCTTCACATGCTTggattaattatgttttttcctgCCTTTTTTGAATGTAAAAGCCCCTCCCCAATCAAGTGAACAGCACTCATACATggtcaacatgggaaagactaATGAACATTCCAAGGCCATCACAGACAAAATTGTGGAGGGTCACAAGGCTGGCAACGGGTACAAAACCCTTTCCAAGGAGTTGGGCCTACCTGTCTCCATCGGTGGTAGCATCATAAGATAAGATAGGGctttgtcattcacatcacatgtggtacatgaggtggaacgaaacattgtactcacggtccagttaactcccagagtaacaaacaataaacaataaatagaaggtgcataGAGGGGTGGacagataacagcagcatggaccacagcagtatgagtatgaggtagaaggtgtacatcttaatgctggtaatgtataaagtgtataaagtatagcagcaataaaataaataagtggacatgaagtgccattgcagtgattgttcaattggaatttaagagtcttacagcttcagggaagaagctgtttctcagtctggtagttttgctcttaatgctccgcaaactcctacctgaggggagcggaacaaaaagtgtgtgtgctagatgagtggggtccttcatgatgccagttgCCCTTGTCCTGCATctagaggtgtaaatgtccatggtggtgggaaggctgactccaacagtcctctgtgcagccttcaccaccctctgcagagctttcctcttagccacagagcagcttccgtgcTACACAGTAATGCTTGAGCACAGAATGCTtcccaccacacatctgtaaaatgaggtgaggactgagctcccgagtccagcacgcctcaaccttctgaggaagtaaAGGTGCTGATGggccttcctgatcaggctggaagtgttatttCTCCAGGTgagattgttacttaggtgtacgCCCAAGTACGTATAACTGaagaccacttccactgcagatcctctgacgtgtagggggaggggagggatggtgttgctccttctgaaatccacaatcatctcctttgtcttcttcacgttgatgcagagattgttctcactgcaccaactctccaggtgttccacctcctgcctataaCCAGACTCATtactatttgtgatgcatccaaccactgccgcGTTGTCCGCAAACTTTACAacatgacagcctggatggacggctgagcagtgtaaacaggagggggctcagcacacagccctgaggggagccggtgctgagaatgatggtggaggaggagatgttgtggatcctcacagactgcggcctgttaggcaggaagtccaggacccaattacagagagaggtgctcagtccaagtgtgtggagtttgtaaacCAGGGTCTTATCCAGAAGTGGAAGGCTTCCATGGCCTAGACAGCCTTTAAAGTTTTCTGATATGCTGAGGCCAGGCTTGTTCAAATGGTCAAGGCTGACCCAAGGACAACAAGGAGGGAACTCCAAGAAGATCTCATGATGGTCAATGGTTCCGTTGTGGGCGAGCCCATAAGGTACCTTTACGTTTCAAAGCGTCAAAGGCCGGTCTAAAGTTTGCTCATGATCACTTGGAAGACTCTGAGGCAGACTGTTTCAAggttctctggtctgatgagaccaaaatCGAGGGCTTCGGAACCAACCACACCCTGGGCGTTTGGTAAGAAGATGGCACTGCATAAGACCCCAagaataccatccctacagttaagcatggtggtggtggcagcatcatgctgtggggcTGCTTCTCAGCCAAGTGGCCTGGCCATCTGGTCCACATCCACGGGAAGATGGATAGCACAGCCTACCTGAAGATTTTGGCGAAAAACCTCCGCTACTCCATCAAGGATCTTAAGATGGTTCATCATTTCATCTTCCCACAGGATAATGAAAGcccaagcacacagccaagaaaATCAAGGTCAGTCTTCTGACCTCAACTCAATTGAAAACTTGTGGAAGGAGCTGAAGATCTAAGTCCACAAGAGATGCCCAACGAACCTAGACAACTTGGAgaagatctgcatggaggagtgAGCCAAGATTACTCCAGAGACCTGTGCCAGCCTGATCAGGTCTCATAAAAAACGATTAATAGCTGTAATTGGAAACAAGGGTTGTTCCACAAAATATTAAACCTAGGGGTTGAATAATAATTTATCcaaatttttatgtttaaaatgtattataatttaAATGAGTAAATTATATTATTTGTTAGTAATATTTAGGCATCTGTTCATAAATTTTACTTTTGTTCACAGTTCAAAGGCTCTTCGAagtgaaacatttcactttcaaaaccacAGCAGTTGGACTCCTCGATtgccaaatgcttacagagtgttgttaaaagaagaggtgatgaaacacagtgaaacatgcccccgtcccaacttttttggaatgtggtgttggcagcaaattcaaaatggatgtatattttgcaaaaaaaaactcaatgtttcaacatttgatatgttgacTTGGTAGTaccttcctttaaaaatatttacatgatttgcatatcattgtattctatttttatttacattctgcacagcatcccaacttttttggaaacggggttgtacaaagacagcatatcacATGTTGgaagagaaattttattgttttatgaaaaataattgcccattttgaatttgattgcagcatcacatttcaaaaaagttgggacaggggcatgcttaccactgtgtttcatcacctcgcCTTTTAACGTGTTTGGGGTCcaaggagacactgctgtagtttttaagtgaaatgttttcctattctttgttgatataggatttcagctgctcaacagctcagggtctcctttgttgtatttttgatTTCATAACGAGACAAatattttcagtgggtgacaggtcagGACAGGtcaactgtgtgctgataataagccagatggtccctctcctctttagccggGAAGATGCAgagtccatgatttccaaaatgaTTTCCAATTTTGATTCATCTAACCACAGGACCACTTTGCCTCAGTTCATCTTGAATGatctctggcccagagaaggcagcagcatttctggatcatgtttaaatatgctttcttctttgcatggtggaattTGAACTTGTATTTATGGATGCACTCACAAACtatgttcacagacagtgttccTCAACCCATcgagtgatttccactacagaattgtgtctgttttttttatgcagCACCTCCTGAGGGCCTGAAAATAAAGGCCAGCGAATATTAATTTTTGGCCTTGTCACTtatatacagagatttctttgtattctctgaatcttttaatgatattatatactgtatataatgaAGTCCCCAAGtgctttgctattttatgttaagaaacattattcttgaactgCTGCActgcacagtctttcacagagtggtgaatcccatgacatatatattttttaaaaataaaatcaaatgttgGCAACAATATTCTTCTTTCACAACTGGTCCCCAAAAGTATTGACAGGTGAGGTAACAGAGTGGTAAACATATTCCTGTACCAATATTATTGGAACATGtagcaggcatcaaatttagaatgagtgtatatttacaaaaaacaatgaattcataAGTAAAACATCAAACAGGTCAAAGAGAGTTTACTAATcagtgctttctgttttattagcatttcacactcTGCCccaaccttttttaaaaatttgtttgtatttgatGAATTGAACCAAGTCTCTTAGAGCAGTGATAATCCTAAAACAGTGAGCGCAGCGGTCTCCAGGATTAGATTTGAGAATCTTGATATTTTGTCTTCATCTCTAGTTCCTCCTGTTGTCGGTGTGACCACTGATGTGATTCCTGTTGTTGGTGAGTCTGAAGTGACCTTGGCTACCTGCACTGCTGCTAAAGCACAGCCTGCAGCAGATGTGTCCTGGCATCTGGGTGCTCTGAGCCACTCTGTAAAAGTACAGACCAAGGTTTCTGCAGACCCTGAAGGATTCTTCACTGTCAAAAGCTACCTGATCAGTGTAGCATCCAAAGATCTAAACCAGCAGAAGGTTCAGTGTTTGGTGAACCACATCAGCCTAAATGAGGAGCTGATACTGGACCACACTCTAGTCATCCATTGTAAGTCACTGTCAGCAGCCTGACTGTCACACACTCTAGAGACATAGACAGTAAGACACTATAAACGAGAAAAGCCTGTGACTAACAACGGAACATGCATTATTATGAGCACAGAGGAAGGTCAAACATGGATACGTCAGTGCACAAAAGAACTGATGTGTGGAAATGAAAAAGTGTTGTTAAAACGCACAAAATCTTCTAGGCTTAAAAACACCAAAAGAAGTTCAACTTGGCAAGCACGACGTTCTCCATTGTATACAATTTGATATTGCttcctggctcctatcaccataACCATCATTGTCAACTATAATCACTGGTCATTATTCTATTTTAATGCCTTCAGACTGTTTCTT from the Pygocentrus nattereri isolate fPygNat1 chromosome 6, fPygNat1.pri, whole genome shotgun sequence genome contains:
- the LOC108423884 gene encoding nectin-1-like; the protein is MFCQLLETNEKLTRITWQKRTRETLTNKNFFVITPEGKTENINGLGDRAEFIGNTQEIIGSILLKNVLSLDEGVYTCIFNIFPSGPFETEIHLNVQVPPVVGVTTDVIPVVGESEVTLATCTAAKAQPAADVSWHLGALSHSVKVQTKVSADPEGFFTVKSYLISVASKDLNQQKVQCLVNHISLNEELILDHTLVIHYPPEIVYIRSVNVSATCQVFQCVADANPQPTFTWSRENKHLSSRVDADRLMILLTSDSNGLYVCSASNQYGNGTGTLYVQVFRECTTVCWILFIGILLLLGFTAIYFVWKFYLISRIIKFTSNLTERMWHFEQDPVATDSPRPTRNGRQNVQESITLKNQTHIHQAQYHQQRNQDSL